The window TCCATAACAACAATGACACACGAGCTCAGTGTGTTGCCATGCTGCGCCATCACCTTCCTTGAGACATCCATCTTCTCTTTTCTCAGAACAAGGCTGCTCTCCACCTTGTCCAGTATCTCCCTGCCACCAGGGTGCACCACCCAAAACAGCTCCTCGTTCCAGTCCTTGGTGAGGAGCGAGGCACGCTCGAGTGCCTTCTTCACAAGCCCCTCTATGTTTCTCGAGATATGGAGCGCGACATCTCGGTGAAGGGTGTACACAATCCCATCCTCGTATAGCTTGGACACCACCATCTCTTCCGTGCCCGGTATGATGTCTTGTGATGCAGACACCATCTCGAATAAGGGTCTCTCGTTTCCAGTAGGTTCAGCTCCAATGATAATGGCACCTGCGGCGTCATCAAAGATGGCCTGCCCAACAAGGTTCCCCATGTGGCTTTTCGAGGGGCCACGAAAAGCCATGGTGATCACCTCAGAGCAAACCACAAGTACACGGGAGCCATGGTTATTTTCAGCAAGGTCCTTGGCTAGACGCATGGAGATGCCGGCACCATGGCAGCCAGCCTGGTATAGCATGAAACGTCTAGTGGAGAGAGGGAGGTCGAGGAGCTTGATGAGCTCAAAGTCGGCACCGGGCATGCACCCACTCACCGTCGTGCAGAAGACGAGGTGTGTGATGTTCGATGCCTGCCGGCCCCAGTCCGCGATGGCATGCCGTGCAGCTTCCGCACCGAGTTGTGGTATAGCGGCATCCGCTAGCCCTTGACGAAGGTTGAGCGATGGGGAATTGTAGGCCGTAATAGAAGGGCTGCTCCTAATGAACTCATCAGACATGTACAAATGTCTCTTCTCAATCATTGTCTTCTCACCTGCAAAATTTGATAGAGACATAATCTTCAATTCCTAGAAAACACTGCTTTACCCTTGAATAGTATACTGATGAAACATTACTGCTTGAATAGCATGTTTGTAATGCATGACGCCCCAGAAAACTTGCAATTATAATTTTGAAATTGTTACTGTACCTACAGGTATAACTCCATGGCTGCCGGAGATTGTATTTGCGAAAGTATGGAGTGGGATGGGAAGGAACAACGGGATTGTAGGGATTATATGTGCAGAGGCAAGGAGCGTAACTGACCTGCATTAGTGCCCACCGGTGAGTCACGCACATCGGTTGCCATTACTTGTAGCAACAATGAATTATTCCTCAATCGCCGTCGAGTGGAGTCGAATCGACTATAAGTGACGATTGGCTTTCCCCCTGGCCGTTCGTTGGCGTCGCCCGCAAGGAGACCCTATCGCTCTCGCACCGCACCCGAGCGAACGGGGCATCGCACATCTAATCGACCCGCCCGCCGAGGTCAACATCACGCGCTGGAGTGCGTCGCTCGACCCGCGAGGTTTCTAGTGCGGAGAGGATGGTTTTGTTTTTCCCTTCCAAAACGATGGCCCAGTTGGCCCAATTAACAGTAGCCTGCCAATTTTGTTACGGGAGCATCGCCCCAGTCCGTTAGGCTCTCTCTCTTCAGCCACCTCAGCCCATACGAGATTGCAGATAGATCCAACGGCTGATGACAACTAACACTCCAGATCCGATGACCGAAAAGGTTGGTGGCCTGAGAAAGCTGAAATAGTGCTCGGTTGTAATGTCCCTAAATACTTGTAAAAACTAAAAACTAACTGTCTCAAATGTGTATGCATGCTACCTAACATATGAGCATTCAAAATACCATCTATTTATGAAATAATGTGGTACATGGCCAGCATATATGCATATAAAACTTACATATATTTGCGAACTTGGCCTTTAGGTCCACCATGTGATTGCTATTTGTTGTCTCAAAATAGTAGTCAGAGAAGGAACTTTGTTGCAGTACATTTGTTGGCACGGCTGTGCCTATTCCCATGATAGTTGCTCTGGTGCCACTTACGCAAAACCCCATCTCCAAAGAACTCTCTTTTCTACAGAAACAAAGCCACCGTTATGGCACCACACACATCACACAAATTGGTAATATGAGGTGCCATCTTGAAGTATGGTTCCATATATTTATTACTAGCGATGCATTAGGTCAGATCTGCCAATGGTAGGAGGGTACATGTTCATAATTGCCAAATGGGACCATGTACTATTTCTGTTTGGTCAGCATTGTTGGCTAGGATTTACATCTATATATTACCGACGAGCACCAATGGTACAACTATGTTGTTGTCAATCATTTTTGTGTACCATAGACACTTAGAGCAGAAACTTGATGCACCAAGTCATTGTGTTGAAAAGGGGGCAACATTTCATTGCACTGTAGAAAATGTGGAAACTTAATCGACTACCAGATGTATTGTCATGCCCCAGATTGACAAATTAGCGATGCTCACCTTTCCAAATTACCTGGTCAAATCTACAGGGAAATACATCAAATTAGTTTCAGTAGGTTAATCATagaatatataatatatatatttgATATTGTGGATATTAGCATGTTTTTCTATAGACTTCCTAAACTATAAACTTTGACTTGTGATAAAGGTTTTCAATTCCGGTCAGCCAACCGGTCACCGGCTCCTCTGGCCCAATGGTAGAGTAGAATGCCGTGGGATTTGCTGGTTTTGACAAAATTAGCTCAAATTCAACAATACTTGAATTAAAAATTGTTTGAATGCTTTTGGGCGGAAAACCCTGAGATTTCTGAGATTATATGGAAGCCAATTCTTTCAGACCCTGCTGAAAAAAAAACAGAATAGATAACTCTTTTTGCTAAGGACAAATAAACTAAAACTTCAAATAATTTAGAAGGGACCCTGCTGATTTGTCTTTCTCAAAGGGTGCTGCGCACACAGCAATTCCTGATGCCAGCGTATCAAAGGACTGATCGACGCTCATGAGACTCATGCACGTCTTCATACTTCTTTATGAAACGGGGGAGTACGTACTAAGTAATTACAAGCTTTCTATGACGTCTATCTGTGTGCTGCACGTCCTACAATTACTAGGTTTAAATTAAGAGTTAACCACTAAGTGTCAAAGGATTTAGAGAGAAAAATGTATTCATCTGCttctatttactctgcatattagtgtTGTCCCAAGTCAAATTTACAATAACAAATATATATGGTGTGACAAATATATACACTAATGAATACTATAATGCTATCGATTTGGTATGTAAATATCA is drawn from Triticum dicoccoides isolate Atlit2015 ecotype Zavitan chromosome 6B, WEW_v2.0, whole genome shotgun sequence and contains these coding sequences:
- the LOC119326132 gene encoding chalcone synthase-like isoform X1 produces the protein MGFCVSGTRATIMGIGTAVPTNVLQQSSFSDYYFETTNSNHMVDLKAKFANICEKTMIEKRHLYMSDEFIRSSPSITAYNSPSLNLRQGLADAAIPQLGAEAARHAIADWGRQASNITHLVFCTTVSGCMPGADFELIKLLDLPLSTRRFMLYQAGCHGAGISMRLAKDLAENNHGSRVLVVCSEVITMAFRGPSKSHMGNLVGQAIFDDAAGAIIIGAEPTGNERPLFEMVSASQDIIPGTEEMVVSKLYEDGIVYTLHRDVALHISRNIEGLVKKALERASLLTKDWNEELFWVVHPGGREILDKVESSLVLRKEKMDVSRKVMAQHGNTLSSCVIVVMDEMRKRSRKRGLPTAGEGLEWGLLFSFGPGLTVETILLRALHNQEPNA
- the LOC119326132 gene encoding chalcone synthase-like isoform X2, whose translation is MATDVRDSPVGTNAGEKTMIEKRHLYMSDEFIRSSPSITAYNSPSLNLRQGLADAAIPQLGAEAARHAIADWGRQASNITHLVFCTTVSGCMPGADFELIKLLDLPLSTRRFMLYQAGCHGAGISMRLAKDLAENNHGSRVLVVCSEVITMAFRGPSKSHMGNLVGQAIFDDAAGAIIIGAEPTGNERPLFEMVSASQDIIPGTEEMVVSKLYEDGIVYTLHRDVALHISRNIEGLVKKALERASLLTKDWNEELFWVVHPGGREILDKVESSLVLRKEKMDVSRKVMAQHGNTLSSCVIVVMDEMRKRSRKRGLPTAGEGLEWGLLFSFGPGLTVETILLRALHNQEPNA